The DNA window GCGGCGCGCCAGAACGGCGAGCTCAAGCGCCGCCAGCGGGCGATGCAGCAGCGGATGCTCGAAGCCAAGGCGATCGCGCTCGAGAACCGCGAATTGAAGGCGCTGCTTCGGCTGCGCGAGCAGTCCGCGAATATGATCGCGACCGGCCGGATCGTCGGCTCCTCCTTCAACAGCCCGCGGCGCTTCGCCATCATCTCCGCAGGCGGACGGGACGGCGTTGCCGAGGGCATGCCGGTCCGCTCGGCCGAGGGGCTGGTCGGCCGTATCGTCGATGCCGGCGCCTTGTCTTCGCGGGTGCTTCTGATCACCGACCGAACCAGCGTCGTCCCGGCCAGGCTCCTGCGCACAGGCGTCCCGGTGATTACCCAAGGGCGCGGTGACGGCACCGTCGATGTCCGCCCCCTCGAAGTGGGACGCAATCCGTTCAAGCCCGGCGACCTGATCATCAGTTCCGGGACCGGCGGACTTTATCCGCCCCTGGTGCCGGTCGCTCGGGTCGTGAAACTGAAGGACGACGGCGCAATCGGCATCCCCTTCGCAGATCCGTCCAAAAGCGCCTTCGCATTCGTCCAGGCGCCGTACGAGCCTGCCGCGGCGGCTCCGCCGCCCGAGCCCGACACCGCGCCCTGATGGTCCGCGCGGCACTTACCGGCCGGCACCGCTTCGGACGCGGCCCGAGCGCTTATGCGACGGTCGTCCCGGCGGTGACGGTGGTCGTTGCTTCCTTGCTGGCGGCGCTGCCGATCGTCTCCACCAGCGGCTGGTTTCCGGATTTCGGCTATCTCGCCTTCATCAGCTGGCGGCTGCTCCGCGCCGATCCCTGGCCCGCCTGGTGGGCCGCGCCGCTCGGCCTCGTCAACGACCTGTTCACCGGATATCCGATAGGCTTTTCAATAGCTTTGTGGAGCGCCACGATGCTGGCGCTCGACCTGATCGACCGCCGCACGATGTGGCGCGATTACTGGATCGAGTGGATTCTCGCAGCGGTGCTGATCACGATCGATGAATGGCTGCAGTGGCGGGTCGCGCGAGCGGCGGGCGCCGACCTGCCGTTCACCCGGATGCTGCCGCCGCTGCTGATTTCCGTCTGCGTCTTCCCGCTCAGCGCCTGGCTGATTTCGCGCATCGACCGCTGGAGGCTCGGCCGGCAGTGAAGCCGATCCGCCTCACCAACACGCACCAGTCGCTGACCTTTTCGCGACGCATGCTGCTGCTCGGCGGCGCCCAGGCCGCGGTCGGCGGCCTGCTGATCGGCCGCGTCGGCTGGCTCGCGGTCGCGCAGAACGAAAAATACCAGCTGCTCAGCGAGAATAACCGCGTCCAGCTGATCCCCGTCCCTCCACGGCGTGGCTGGATCATCGACCGCAACGGAAAGCCGATTGCGATCAACCGCGCGAGCTTCCGCGTCGACATCATTCCGCAGCAGCTCGAAAAGACCCGCGACGTGGTGCCGGAGCTGGCGCAGCTTTTGGCTCTCAACGAGGACGACGTCGAGCGGGTCCGCCGCGAGCTGGCGGAATCTCGAGGCTTCAAGCCGGTTCAGGTCGCCGAGAACGTCACTTACGACCAATATGCGGCCGTCACCGTGCGGCTGCCGGAACTGCCCGGCGTCCAAGCGACGCGCGGCTTTTCGCGTTTCTATCCGGACGGCCCGGCGGTGGCCCACCTGGTCGGCTATGTCGGCAGCGCCAATGCCAAGGAATATGACGCCGAGGACAAGAACCCGCTGCTGCTGATCCCCGGGTTCAAGATCGGCAAGCAAGGCCTCGAGAAGTCGCTCGAACCTTATCTTCGCGGAACGCCTGGCGGCCAGCGGGTCGAAGTCACGGCTCGCGGCAAGCTGGTGAAGGAACTGGATCCGAAGCCCGACCGCAGCGGCCAGACGGTCCAGCTGACGATCGACGAGGGGCTGCAGCAATATGC is part of the Sphingomicrobium sp. genome and encodes:
- the mreC gene encoding rod shape-determining protein MreC, whose protein sequence is MATARPGWSRRAQYGLFFSLLGVIAGVVIGLALLITSIVAPRAFATIRGAALDITGPISAGLNEVTTTAGGLVGGADDYWDAARQNGELKRRQRAMQQRMLEAKAIALENRELKALLRLREQSANMIATGRIVGSSFNSPRRFAIISAGGRDGVAEGMPVRSAEGLVGRIVDAGALSSRVLLITDRTSVVPARLLRTGVPVITQGRGDGTVDVRPLEVGRNPFKPGDLIISSGTGGLYPPLVPVARVVKLKDDGAIGIPFADPSKSAFAFVQAPYEPAAAAPPPEPDTAP
- the mreD gene encoding rod shape-determining protein MreD → MVRAALTGRHRFGRGPSAYATVVPAVTVVVASLLAALPIVSTSGWFPDFGYLAFISWRLLRADPWPAWWAAPLGLVNDLFTGYPIGFSIALWSATMLALDLIDRRTMWRDYWIEWILAAVLITIDEWLQWRVARAAGADLPFTRMLPPLLISVCVFPLSAWLISRIDRWRLGRQ